The following coding sequences lie in one Saimiri boliviensis isolate mSaiBol1 chromosome 6, mSaiBol1.pri, whole genome shotgun sequence genomic window:
- the OR8A1 gene encoding LOW QUALITY PROTEIN: olfactory receptor 8A1 (The sequence of the model RefSeq protein was modified relative to this genomic sequence to represent the inferred CDS: inserted 1 base in 1 codon), producing the protein MGLLSPTYLGRLPTQRRMAQXNHSTVTEFILRGLTKRQDLQLPLFLLFLGIYLVTMVGNLGMITLIWLNSQLHTPMYYFLSNLSLVDLCYSSVITPKMLVNFVSEKNIISYAGCMSQLYFFLVFVIAECYMLTVMAYDRYVAICHPLFYNIIMSPHTCSLLVAVVYAIGLIDSTIETGLMLKLPYCELLISHYFCDILHLMKLSCSSTYDIEITVFFLAGFNIIVTSLTVLVSYIFILSSILCISNTEGRSKAFSTCSSHLAAVGMFYGSTAFMYLKPSTISSFAQENVASVFYTTVIPLLNPLIYSLRNKEVKAAIQKTLRRKLF; encoded by the exons ATGGGGCTCTTGTCTCCCACGTATCTCGGCAGGCTTCCCACCCAGAGGAGGATGGCGC AAAATCACTCTACAGTGACAGAGTTCATTCTCAGGGGACTAACAAAGAGACAAGACCTCCAGCTCCCcctgtttctcctcttcctcGGGATCTACTTGGTCACCATGGTGGGGAACCTGGGCATGATCACTCTGATTTGGCTGAACTCTCAGCTTCACACCCCCATGTACTACTTTCTCAGCAATCTGTCACTTGTGGATCTCTGCTACTCCTCCGTCATTACCCCTAAAATGCTGGTGAACTTTGTGTCAGAAAAGAACATCATCTCCTACGCAGGGTGCATGTCACAGCTctacttcttccttgtttttgtcattgCTGAGTGTTACATGCTGACAGTGATGGCCTACGACCGTTATGTTGCCATCTGCCACCCTTTGTTTTACAACATCATTATGTCTCCTCACACCTGCTCCCTGCTGGTGGCTGTGGTCTACGCCATAGGACTCATTGACTCTACAATAGAAACTGGCCTCATGTTAAAACTGCCCTATTGTGAGCTCCTCATTAGTCACTACTTCTGTGACATCCTCCATCTCATGAAGTTGTCCTGCTCTAGCACCTATGATATTGAAATAACAGTCTTCTTTTTGGCTGGATTCAACATCATAGTCACGAGCTTAACAGTTCTTGTTTCTTACATCTTCATTCTCTCCAGCATCCTCTGCATCAGCAACACAGAAGGTAGATCCAAAGCCTTCAGCACCTGCAGCTCCCACCTTGCAGCTGTGGGAATGTTCTATGGATCAACTGCATTCATGTATTTAAAACCCTCCACAATCAGTTCCTTCGCCCAGGAGAATGTTGCCTCTGTGTTCTACACCACAGTAATCCCCCTGTTGAATCCCCTAATCTACAGCCTGAGGAACAAGGAAGTAAAGGCTGCCATACAGAAAACACTGAGGCGTAAACTGTTTTGA